The Quercus robur chromosome 3, dhQueRobu3.1, whole genome shotgun sequence DNA segment AAATTGCAAAGTACACCCCTAACGTTTGagggtgattggattttacaccctaacgtTTCAGAAGTTTGATTTGACACCCTAACGTTTGGTTCCGTTAGCAAATCACACCCCCGGTTAGATTTTGCTGTCAACTGCCAACTCATCTTgctgatgtgtttttttttttttttgccaaataagctcaaaacgACACAGTTGCAATGAGATGATGTGAGGACTTGGCCAAATAAGCTAAACGCACCGTATTgcccaaagaaaaaacaaacagaaactCCCTAAATCCTAAATCTAAAACCATCTCTGAGCTCTCTAACCCACGAACCATCCCTTAGCTCAGCAATCCATGAAACCCAACCCTCCCTTCCTAACCCCTATGAACCTAGACCACCATCGGCTCTGACCGCATGAACCCAACCCTCCCTTCCTAACCCTTATGAACCCAGACCACCCATCGGCTCTGCAACCGGCTCCTTGCATCGTGAACCCAGACGGAGTAAGTTCATCGATGGCTCCAGGTCAGCTCCAAGGCGGCCAGCGGCGGCGACGGGTACAGCCAAAAATTCTCTAtggctctctttctctctctctctttttggatttttgtttccaTTGCTGGATTGgaagtttggtttttttttgttgggtttgctGGAGCTTTTGTTGTTTGggtttgttgaggtttttgttcaattttttttgtttgggattTCGTTGCTGGATGCACAGAAtgtttggggtttttgttaattttttttgggtgatggATTTGTTGTTTGggtttgttgaggtttttgttccattttttttgtttgggattTCGTTGTTGGATGCACAGAgtgattgggtttttttttttttttttgctaaacttcAAGAGTCAGCTCTATCTTATGTTTCACAAGCCAAAACTTAAAATGAAACCTTTTATGGAATTAAGAAAATGATATTCTGGCACCAGACATGTTTCTTTCACTAGGAGAGAGTAGAAAGTATCACGCGAGACATGTTATATTGAGGACTATGAACACAGAAACCACACTAACAGCTAGTAAGAGTGATTAATCAAGTTTGAGAACATTCTGGAACACTCTACTGAATTGTTTGAGAAAGCAACTGCCACAGATTTAATGTCACAGGGGGGAAGTCTGCCTTACAAACCTCTAGTAACTCTAATGGCAGACTATCCTTAAGGAAAAACATAGAGCAGGGGTCCTAAGAGCTATCTTGGCAGCATGGTGAGCTGCAGAGTTACACAGTCTCTTCTAACCCAAACAAAGGAAACAGAAAAAAAGGCCCTACTTAAAGCAAGAATATCACAAACAAAGTTGCTAATGACCCAATTAGGCTGGAGATTGGGTTACTTGAAAGTGAAACTGGATACTTTATTGATATATACTGTATTGATACTTGAAACCGGTTACTTTATTACTTGAAACTGGATGCACAGAATTTTGTCAATGGTTTATGATatatttggttgtgttttctATGAAACTGTTTActttattgatatttaattttggtGGGTCAACCTGTGATGATGAGTTGTGTGTATTGAATGGTGTAAAATAATGCATATATTTACTTGGTAAATTGACTAAGTGGAATGATTGTGGTCCAACTGAGTGGTCCATGTGTTCTACTTTATAGCTCTTGTCCGCACATATATgtgaattatattttaataatttattaattaaatgtaatattttagtAATGCATTTATATGTGTGTGCAGGGCTTTGAATATGGATCAAACATTTGATATGTCAATACATCATGGAGGGGTATTCATTACACATAGTGATACatatgttgaatatgctagagGAATTGAATCAAGGGTCTCAGATGTTGATCCTGACACTTTTGCTGTTTTTGATATGCCTAAGTATGCCAAAGATCTTGGTATTACGAATGTAGCAGAATTTTTTTACCGAATTCCTCATATGGAACTTCATAATGGCCTATTTCCATtgaaaaaagatgatgatgttAGGGTTTTACGTGACTGGTTAGAATTTGCACCTGAAAGGTTGATACACATATATGTGGAGCATGTAGTTGATGAGGATCAAGGTAATGAAGGTGATGATGAGCATGAGTTTCATAAAGAAGTTGATGAGGGAGTTGGAGTAGATGACAATTTTTTTGATGAGGACTATGCTGATTTGGTAGGTGACAGTGAATTTGATAGATATGAAAGACCATCCTCCCCCATTGACCCATCCACTTACATTGCTCCATCCATTCACATTGTCCAAACCACTGCCTATGACCAATCGAACGTAAACCCTAATAAGCAGCACACATCAAATTGGGTACCCACTTGCTTTAGTGATGAGGAGCATAATATAAAAAGTGGGGAAAGTGATTATGGGCACTCTGATGTTTTGTGCACACCTGTCAACTCTGAGGATGATGAAGAGCATCCCAAGTATATTGAATTTAGAGCTGAGGTGGATATGCCCGACCCCGTTTTTGAGAAAGGGATGTTGTTTAGTGACCACAAGGAGTTTAAGAAGGCTGTGCAGTCTTATAGAATCAAGCATGGATATCCATTGTTAATTGTTAAGAATGAGTCTCGCAAGGTGAGTTACAAATGTGACAATTATGAGTGGTATATTTATGCTTCATGGGACCGTGAAGAAAACTCTTTGCTTGTGAAAACCTATCGAGAAAAACATACATGTTCTAGGGCCTTTCATAGTAGGATGGTTTCTGCAAGGTGGATTGCAGTTGCATGGTTAGAGGTGTTTAGAGGAAGACCTAACATCAAAAGTGCTGAAATAAAGGAAGGTATAAAAAATCAGTTTCAAGTAGACATTTCCCTAGACAAAGCCTTTAGGGCTAGGCAGATTGCATTGGAAATGCTTAAAGGAAGGTTTGCCTATCAGTTTGAAAGAGCTAGAGATTATTGTGAAGAGTTAAGGGTTTCTAATCCAGGCACTACAGCCAAAATTAATCTACACACACCCACACTGCACTTCAAGAGAATGTATGTGTGCCTAGCTGCTTGTAGAACCGGATTTCTGGAGGAATGTAGGTCAATTATTAGTCTTGACGCTTGTCATTTAAGAGGGTTTTTGAAGGGGCAACTATTGGCAGCTGTTGGGATTGATGGGAATGATGGGATGTACCCAATAGCATTTGCTGTTTGTGAGGGTGAGACCAAGGACAGTTGGTCATGGTTTCTAGAGTTGTTGTTAGCTGATATTGGTCCTGTGAGGGAACGTGGCTGGACCTTTACTTCTGACCAACAGAAGGtatgtgtttcttttttgtgtaaGTTTAATGTTGCAttcattgtttaaatttaaatttagtgttcaaattatttaatatctacataataacctttttttttttttttttaatgtagggCTTACTTCCTGCTCTTGCAACAGTTGCTCCTGAAGCACATACAAGGTTTTGTGTTAGGCATTTATATGCCAACTTCAAGAAGGAGCACAAGGGTAAACTATTGAAGGATTTAATGTGGGCAGCAGCAAGAGAGACCACTAGATCTGGGTTTGAGGCAAAGATGGAGATGATGAGAAATGTAGATGTCAATGCTTATGGGCATTTGATGGGTATTGACTGTGCACATTGGAGTAGACATGCTTTTAGTACTTGGCCTAAGTGTGACATGTTATTGAACAACCTTTGTGAGTCATTTAATTCCAAGATAATCGATGCTAGAGATAAGTCCATATTGACTATGTGTGAGATGATTAGGAGGTATCTTATGAAAAGGATCCCAAGAAATAGGGATACAATGTTGAAGAAGTCTGGCCCAATTTGTCCTAGGATTCAAGATAAATTAGAAGTTAACAAGGAAGCAACTAGGGATTGCACATCCACATGGTCTGGTGGATCAAAGTTTGAAGTGCATTGTAAGGGAAAGCAGTTTGTAGTTGATCTGGATAAGCATACATGTGCTTGCTATAGATGGGATTTAACAGGCATCCCTTGTAAGCATGCGGTTTCAGCAATTGCttacaagaaagaaaaggcagAAAATTATGTGCATCACTACTACAAGGTTGAGACTTACCTTAGAACTTACTCACATCTTATCCAGCCTACCAATGGTGAGGAGTTTTGGTCAAAGGAAGCCAGTGATAAGATTCTACCTCCGAAGATGCTAGTACAGCCTGGAAGACCAAAAGAGAACAAGAGGAAGAAAGCTGCCGATGAGGCACGAAGGATTTCACATAAGTTGAAAAAGTCATCTGCCGCTAAAAAATGTACCAATTGTGGACAATTAGGTCACAACAAAAGAGGATGCAAAGTACCCCCCAAATCTAATGATGCAAGTGAGGGCCAGACTGAGCAGAGACAAGGGGCAACATCTACTGTAGAGAGACAAAATCATGTATACATACATGCTTACTGCTAACTAAGTTTTGGTATATGCTCCTTATTATAGTTgctaattgcaatttttttgagCTTGTTGTAGATTAGGAGAACAGGAGGCAATCATGTGTTTATGGGCTTAAGAGTGGAAGAGGATTGTCGCCCATCAAGTGTTGCTGGAAGCCAATCAACTATAGTACTTTCCATACTATATTATATACATTGTGCTTATTATTTGCAAATTGCCAATATTTGGTCATTTAGTTTGTTGTGCATGCATACTTACCATGTTTCTATTTTTAAAGGTCTCAACCCAAACAAGTGTTGCTGGAAGCAATGGAGTTGGTAGATCTAGAAAAGGTGCTGGAGCTGGTGCTAGTGCTAGAAAAGGAAGAGCTGGAAGTGGagctggaaaaggttaaggagCAACAACAAAAGTAGTTTGTAGGACCATTAATTGTTAGAACATTTTTGTGGTCACTGTTTTGTAAATCTTTTCATAAGCTTATATGATATTTGTGATACTGTTTTGCGTTGGTCAATAATTTGCAGAAACTTTGTGAGAACAACTGTTAGCTGTTATGGAAGAATTAttagtattttggtcatatatTGAATATATCAGGTTTTGGCAATGTGTTAGGTAATGACTGTGATTGTATTGTTGTTATTGAAGAATGATTaacatttgattatttttatggaactctggaaattttgattatttttatgttgGTTCTGGCTAGGGGGTGAAGATCTTATGTACAGTGGTCTGATCAGTAGTGTTCTTTCTTTTACCTTAGGGAGTATTAATGGTTAGTGGTTTGATAAGAATTTTGATACTGCCAAGGAGATGAACACATTAATTGTTATGTAGCTAgtttttttgtgataaaaagATTTGGTTTTTTAAGTTCTTCATCATAGCTAGCACTAGCACAAAAGGCAGAGAATAGTTTTCATTAAAAGAAGGTTCTTTTAATTTCCATTGGCTTAAAATTTATTCATCCATTCAATCTACACTGTTAAGTCCATCAAATTGtcgttttgaaaatttaaaaaaaaaaaaaaaaaaactaaaactaaaactaaaactaaatctATGGGTGAATcaagataaaaggaaaatgggtgaATTTGGATGTTGCTTTTGTTGAAAGTTAGTCAAaagataattatatataaagggTTTTAAAAAGAttgtacataaataaataagctaaaaaaagccaaaaagttGAAAGACGAAATATTACTAAACATACAGTACATTGAAAACATATAAAAGTTAAATGgtgtaatttataaattatttttcaatggttatacatgtatacatatatatatacaaacatatatacatatatcaatatcatatatgagaaatgagaaatgatttattaataaataaccAGTATCATCCTAAATTTGTGTTACATTTGTGGGACTATTAATTTGCAAATGAAAATGCTGAGTTTTGACAATAagctcataagtcataaccaCTGTAACAAATTAAAGTACAATATCAAGGGCTTATGAGCTGCTAAATTGATCAGCTCCTTCAGTTTATCCTACTTGTCTTgtttaaaagaagaaacaaatcaAAGCATGAAAACGATCAAtgaattgatttatttatttctctcacttccttttccttttttggggtttttcttttgctttgctCGCCACATTTATGAGGTGTGGAGAAAAATCACTTTCTCACATCAAGGGTAATCAGCTTTTTCATGAACAGCTTTCCtggtagaaaaaaataaaagtctttGAGGAGAACTCCAATAATACAGTGGATATTTTGTACATCAGAGCAGTCACGAGGGGAACTCTTCCACAGATCTGAGAGAACTAGCTACCAAATTTGGCGAAAATAGTTTTTGAACCTTAAAGTGAGAGGTGTATCAAAACAGTGAGGAAAAAGGGATGCTTATAATGCTGAACTAGTTAGGATTAAGCTGCACTTTAAGGCTCTAATTTGTACACTTCAAAAATATGCAATGAACGTGAGTGACAGTTGCTTAAAATACAATGAAATCAATATGAGAAGGGAAAAACTTGCTTATAATTTCTGAAGttaacaataataatacaaCAAAATCAAAGCTTCAATTCACTTCAATTCCAAGAATATTATGTATACCTAAACACCACATTCAATTCACTTCACTTCAATTCACTTCTCtgctctttctttttccttaaccTCAAGTAAGAAAATTACTTCTCCTCAAATTTCATCTTCAGCATTTTGATAGGCACTGGCTTTTGCTTCTGCATTAGAAATTGCTGCCCATTTGAAATTGCTGTccatttgaacaaaaaattatcaTTCTTTTGCAATGAAAATAGACTTCAAAATTGACTGCAAATACAGATACATATAAGATAGTATAATTCAGCCCCTATTCTCTCAGTGATCCATCAAACATAATGGGATCCCAATACATGGGAAAAAACAGTATCAAAGTGCTACAAAACTCATAAACACACTCAAAGTTCCAATAGCAAAGTAAATCAGTTTAAATCACACACATAGAGAGTTCTAGCAACAAATccatcacccaaaaaaaattaacaaaaaccccaaacaTTCTGTGCATCCAGCAACGAaatcccaaacaaaaaaaattgaacaaaaacctcaacaaaccCAAACAACAAAAGCTCCagcaaacccaacaaaaaaaaaaccaaacttcCAATCCAGCAAtggaaacaaaaatccaaaaagagagagagagaaagagagccaTAGAGAATTTTTGGCTGTACCCgtcgccgccgctgctaccgcCTTGGAGCTGACCTGGAGCCATCGATGAACTTACTCCGTCTGGGTTCACGATGCAAGGAGCCGGTTGCAGAGCCGATGGGTGGTCTGGGTTCATAAGGGTTAGGAAGGGAGGGTTGGGTTCATGCGGTCAGAGCCGATGGTGGTCTGGGTTCATAAGGGTTAGGAAGGGAGGGTTGGGTTCATGCGGTTAGAGCCATTGGTGGTCTGGGTTCATAAGGGTTAGGAAGGGAGGGTTGGGTTTCATGGATTGCTGAGCTAAGGGATGGTTCGTGGGTTAGAGAGCTCAGAGATGGTTTTAGATTTAGGATTTAGGGagtttctgtttgttttttctttgggcAATACGGTGCGTTTAGCTTATTTGGCCAAGTCCTCACATCATCTCATTGCAACTGTGTcgttttgagcttatttggcaaaaaaaaaaaacacatcagcAAGATGAGTTGGCAGTTGACAGCAAAATCTAACCGGGGGTGTGATTTGCTAACGGAACCAAACGTTAGGGTGTCAAATCAAACTTCTGAAacgttagggtgtaaaatccaatcaccccCAAACGTTAGGGGTGTACTTTGCAATTTAgcctaaatttatatatattaataaaatagtaatttggAATATTAAtgcatcaattaaaaaaaaaatggtatatttaaatttaaaaaaattctatttcacTTTCCCACACTTTCTCAACCAAACAGATTAGATCCACCACCTTTTATCAAAATTGCTAGTGCCCTCCTCTCCAACAACATTCACCCCATTGTCATTTTAAACTCCCTCCAAAACACCTCTTTCAAGGTCGTCGATGTCCTCATTGCCTTGGCCATCCCTATCTCCACTAGCAGCTCTTTCAGTACCAAGGTTTTAGACAATACTGCACTCTCATTCCTTCCTTCACTATTGATGTTGTCTGCTTTTCACCTCCTCTTCACCGCTGTCAACTTAGAGAGTTTTGGGGAGTTGGAAGAACCAAAAGGTTTTAGGGAACCAAAAAGGATCcatgtttgagagagagagagagagagacagggAGAGGTTTTTCCCCAAATTCAATAtaatatgaatattttatttaaaaatgagttttatattataaaattaatggtATCTGCATTTCAATTCCATCATTGATAGCAAATGGAAGTTAGTTCAAGAGTCAATTCACGAATTTGGAAAACTCAGgaagtaaaagaaagaattgaaaccTTAGTGGATTAGTTTGCAAGTAATCCAAACTCTAGGGGGGgtgtttttgcattttggccTTATGTTAATGTTAGCATATAATCATTACCGCCAGAAAGGaaggaaagttaaaaaaataagttcacTGTAACATGCATATGATCATCAAATTATTACTGATTGCTTTGTGTAATGTTGAATTGTATTCCTTTGTTAGACTTTACCACTTCATGCATATGAGTTAAAAGGAAAACTATGACCTAATagagagagacaaaaaaaaaaaaaaaaacaatttccttcaaAATGGTTCAGAGAAAAATAAAGTGGTAATTGAAAAGACCACTCATATGTATTTTTagtcttttctttaaaaaaaaaaaaattatttttagtcacatgacatttttaatttatgtgaCTTGTTTGAACACTAAACATAAATGATCTTATGAATCATTACGTAGTGGGTTAGAGGAGATTCCTCTAAACTTAGTTTGGTGGAGaattttcttataaatcaaCTAGCTTAAGGAACTCCATAGATTTTCCCCTTTGTTAGGTTTTagattgaaagttcaattagtgtgtaaaacactaatgaatgtttagacccctaatttcaaattaaaccaacacaagcttatacttaaacaatatatatgcgGAATAATAGGTATATGCAAAAACCCCAACAAATAAACAACTCTACACCATATCTAATCACAACACGGTAGCAATTAAAAGATAAGAGTAAGGGTTagagaaatgcaaacacaaagataacacctgcatgtgttatcgaagaggaaatcgaagaactcggcgaaaaatctctccgccgccctccaaacagtaaaataatccactagagaataaaattggaatacatgaataacaaaagaccctctgatcctagtctacccaatgtacttgagctttccaagctcctgctaccaactgatTAAGCCTAACCATGTTTTCTCTAGCTTTTTGGATCCAacaataagcccattgcatcaaccaagtgAATTGCTCATCtttgaactgcttcccaagtaccaaaatacctcctcactgatatgggtatggtgagataaagttttggctaatgaacctctcaagggtatgtcaatggagagggtgaaagtagagaaatttggagaatcaaaagtctaagattatggatgagtcattcttggttttctttaaggtttctctttcaaaattctctctgaaagctctctacatttcgtgggtataagggtatttatagtagggtacgTGAGGAATatgaaaagtcatttttttgcAAAACAGGGCATTCTGGTGACTCACTCTTGCGACTGAAACAAGTTGCGAGTTAACTGCCAGGCCAGATTGTACTTTTTGttttgtagtgctccagctattGCGACCTTTCAACTTcctacatgcttcacacgtgtggcATTTTGGCGAgttgccagtcgcgagtcatTCGTGAGATCCAATAGCTAGAATCCTCTTGAATGCACACACttgaatttcttcacactctctcacacacaactctTACATTTTTCCCACCTGAATACAGGATATCTAATTGCtgaaattacaaacaaatttggcacagaataaagctaacacatggttgaataaattcaaccttacattgaTTACTAGCCAAATTCTTGTGTCAAAACAAAGTGTTACGAGGATGTTAATGTAATCATGTTtggtttttattaaattcaagtcAAGAAGCATATTGAAAATTTCAAGCTTCTAAAGATTTGTTTGAGCGAAAATATTCTCACTTGAGCAAACTTTGAATAGAGTTTGGTAGACCTCCCCTTAATCAAAAACTTAATCAAATGTTTGCTTGACCTTTGCTAAATTCCCGCTTGAGTTAAATTTTTGTCATGCCActtgtttaaattaaatttcCCTATATAAAACAACCCTTACTATATAGAGAGATAAACATTGCTATACATGAGCAAATTTAAGAGCCAAATTTCCTTTAGCTAAAGAAGTCCAAATTCCTCTCCTTTGAGTGTTTCTCTTAGGATTtgtttagataccgcttattactgaaaacactgtagcaaaataatttttaaatgtgtaaatagtgtcatagaacccaattttaaagtttttgtttttgctgaatttcGTACTTTCGGATCCCGTGAACAATGTATGGGACCCACGAAAAAACGTTGGACGTAGCTGAAAACACTTTTCAGCTCTATCCAAACTTACACTTAGTGTTCAGAATTACATTTTGAGAGTTTCTTGCCTTGAACTTGAATGGCTAAAACTCTTATGCTATGTTTGGAAGtattgagagagaggagagtagaggaaaggagagtagtggagaggagagtagaggggaatggttatcctccacattgtttggatattttttaaattaagtaaGGAGGAGGGGAATAATttagtcttttttatttgtaattttgttaatatggtaagggtaaatttaataattcatttggtcaaaGCATTTTTATACTCTACTTTCCTTCCAAATCTcttcaatttgggggaattaaaaataaggGGTTAGAAGTAGTTCaaacccctccaaatctctctctcttcttccttaaaaaacatccaaaccaGGTAATtaaattactctccctccctctactctactctccttccTTCCCCCAATAGCCAAACATAGCATTAATTCTTTGCAACCACAGAGTTAGTTCTTCGACAATtagttgtttttgttgattATTAGAATTCCAAAATATTGCAGATGAGGTTCGTTCATAGAGAAAGTTCATGTGGAAGAATTTGCAGATGAGGTTTTGTATGTATGTAGGTtgtttaccccaaaaaaaaaaaaacaaacaaacaaacgctAGCTAAGTAGGTTATTATACCTATTGCTTCTAGTGAATTTTGTAATCAAATCTTGGAATCTTCTGTAACcctttgatctttttttttccctttttcgtGTTCAACAACGACTATAACTTTTGTCCAAATAAAGGAAATAAGAAATGGATTGTACCAGTGATCGTTACTGCTATACTTGTGCTTTTCTTGGGAACCTTCAGCTTATGGAGGATATATCGACAACGAGGTATATAatcacaaataatattttattttttgcattgtGTTCAAAACTTTGTGCCCAATTTTTTGAATGGCTAGTGTACTTTGATATTAAATAACAAAACAGTTGACGCTGAAAGAAGGGAAGAGGAACACCTACTTGAGCTCACAACACCTGATAGATTATTAGATGCAGATGAGCTTGAAAAAGACGGAAATGCAAGACATAATATAAAAGTGTTCAGCTTTGCATGTATTGCAACAGCTACAAATAACTTCTCAGCTGAAAGTAAGCTTGGAGGAGGTGGTTTTGGACCAGTTTATAAGGtatgtttccaaaaaaaaaaaaaactagttaagATGGTTTTTAGCTTATGATTGACAGTGTTGAATAATCGATGTTGTATAAACTATAGGGAGCATTACCTGAAGGCCGAGAAATAGCAGTAAAAAGGTTGTCAAGAAATTCAGGACAAGGATTAGTGGAGTTCAAAAATGAGCTTATTCTTATAGCTAAACTCCAACACATGAATCTTGTCAGACTCCTTGGATGCTGCTTTCAAGGAGAGGAAAAGATGTTGATTTATGAGTTCATGCCCAACAAAAGTTTGGATTCCTTTCTCTTCGGTTAGCATTACTCTCATTTTATTCTTAtgtaattttacatattttgcaTTGAATATATCATCAATTTAATTATGAGTATAATGAAATCATCATACTTCACTATTCCTTGTAAGACAGATCCAACTAAAAGTTATCTATTGGACTGGAAAATACGAGTCAATATCATTGAAGGGATTGCTCAAGGACTACTTTACCTTCACAAATACTCAAGGTTAAAAGTAATACATAGAGATTTGAAAGCTAGTAACATTTTGCTAGACGAAAACATGTGTGCCAAAATATCTGATTTTGGTATGGCAAGAATTTTCAAGCGTGATGGATTGGAAGCAAATACTAATAGAGTTGTTGGGACATAGTAAGTTAGAACTTGTTTATTTTGGTAGTTAGATGAATTAGTTGTTCTTACAACTCCACTAATCCATTGGTTTTTGTCTTAGTGGTTACATGTCTCCTGAGTATGCCATGGAGGGCATTTTCTCTGAAAAATCTGATGTCTTCAGCTTTGGTGTTTTAATGCTTGAAATTGTGAGCGGAAAGAAGAACAACAACTTCTATAATGTTAACGGCTCACTGAACCTCGTAGGATATGTAAGTTTTTGAAGCTTATTACAGATTTAGCTATCTTcttcaccaatttttttttttttttttttcactttccaTAGTGTTGATACAAATTATGTCTATTTAAGGCATGGGACTTGTGGCAAAGAGATTCTGGGAAAGACATAATGGATCCAACTTTAAAAGATTCATGTCCTATGCACCAATTGCTAAGATTCATTCACGTGGCTCTCTCATGTTTAGAAGATAGTGCGGCGGACAGACCTACAATTCTAGAAGTTATTTCTATGTTTAAAAATGAAACTGCGCCACTTCCTATTCTTAAAAAGCCAGCATTTTTCACAGGAAGTAATGTCAATAATGAAGATTTACAGAGAAAAGAGTCAGAAAACTATTCAGTGAATGGCTTGACCATTTCTAGAATGGATGCAAGATAGAGGTATGACTTTCCACAACTATGCATTTCTATGTAGTtacattttttccccttttaaaatatgataaaaataaacgaaaaatgaaatattacaaaaataattcaaaggaAATGCAAACTAGTATTTACATCCTTCCTagggaaaattattttataccTTTGAAGTATAACGAGGTTGTGCTCTTTCTTCTTACATAAATGATGGATCTCacgtgggttccagttagcttaactggtaaagtctctgatggttgaataagagatttggggttcaatccctgcctataccgaaaaccgattggtgtcttggtct contains these protein-coding regions:
- the LOC126719975 gene encoding G-type lectin S-receptor-like serine/threonine-protein kinase B120, translating into NLGIFCNPLIFFFPFFVFNNDYNFCPNKGNKKWIVPVIVTAILVLFLGTFSLWRIYRQRVDAERREEEHLLELTTPDRLLDADELEKDGNARHNIKVFSFACIATATNNFSAESKLGGGGFGPVYKGALPEGREIAVKRLSRNSGQGLVEFKNELILIAKLQHMNLVRLLGCCFQGEEKMLIYEFMPNKSLDSFLFDPTKSYLLDWKIRVNIIEGIAQGLLYLHKYSRLKVIHRDLKASNILLDENMCAKISDFGMARIFKRDGLEANTNRVVGTYGYMSPEYAMEGIFSEKSDVFSFGVLMLEIVSGKKNNNFYNVNGSLNLVGYAWDLWQRDSGKDIMDPTLKDSCPMHQLLRFIHVALSCLEDSAADRPTILEVISMFKNETAPLPILKKPAFFTGSNVNNEDLQRKESENYSVNGLTISRMDAR